The nucleotide sequence AAGAAATTCAAAAAGGAACAAAAACACCCCAAAAAAGCAAGTAATAAGAAGAATGAGCAAAGACCTCCTGTAAAAAGAAGGAAAATGTTTTTAAATAAATCTAAGTCCAAAAACAAAGGGTAAAACCTGATAGTTATGGAAAAGGTTTCACTGGGTGGCAATAAATAGTAACCTAGACTACAAATCTTTTTTGCCACCTAAGCAAACCTTTATCAAAGTAGTTTTAGTAAAGGTTTTACTTTTTTATGCTCTTGTTATAAAGCAGGGTATTAAAAAAACATCAAAAAACGCCTGAAGCTATACCTTACTGAATATAAAAACCTTACAAAATAAAAACTTTAAAAATTAACAAAGGGAGGCAAAAAAGTTTGTAGTATAAATTATTTATACTACCTTTGTCCCGGCAAATCAATACGACCAGCTCCTGCTGAACCCCCCCAGGTCCGGAAGGAAGCAAGGGTAAGTGGTTGAGCGGTGCGATATTGGTTTGCCTTTTTTTATTTTGTTTTAAGGCAACTCTAAGCCTACTTTTGCGTAACTAAGCAAAACCTTTCTTTACCAACCTTTTTTAACAGAACAATAATGAAATTTTTCATAGACACAGCAAATCTTAATGAGATTAGTGAAGCTCATGACCTTGGCGTTTTAGATGGCGTTACAACTAACCCATCTCTCATGGCCAAAGAGGGCATAACCGGAAAAAACAATATATATAGCCACTACAAGGCTATTTGCGATATCACAGATGGCGATGTAAGTGCTGAGGTAATTGCAGTAGATTTTAATGAAATAGTCAGAGAAGGTGAAGAGCTGGCAGAAATCGATCCCAAGATCGTGGTCAAAGTACCTATGATTAAAGATGGGGTAAAAGCCTTAAAATATTTCTCTGAAAATGGCATCAGAACAAACTGCACCTTAGTTTTCAGTGCCGGACAAGCTTTATTGGCAGCCAAGGCTGGCGCTACTTATGTATCTCCTTTTATTGGCAGACTTGACGATATTGGACATGACGGACTTGACCTTATTGAGCAAATTGTTGAAATTTATGCCAACTACGATTACGAAACAGAGGTGCTAGCTGCATCTGTAAGACACACTACACACCTGCTCAAATGTGCTGAAATAGGTGCAGATGTTGCTACTTGCCCTTTAAACGTAATAACATCTTTACTAAAACACCCTTTGACTGATATAGGTCTCGAAAAGTTTCTTAACGATCATAAAAAGGGTCTATAATCATGAGCAACTCCTTAGGTCAAATGTACATCATTAAGGTGAAAGGAAAAGCTAAAATCCCTGACTATATACAGCTCAGGGATGAAAACTTTGTCCTTATCGCCTATTTCAGAGCAGATAGACCTTTAAAACCACAGCAACTTAACAAGTATGGTTTAGGAGACAAAGAAGAGCAGCTTCTTCAACTAATTGAAAAACTTCCTTTTGGTAAATTACAGAAATTAGAACTATAATGGCTTTTTCATCCGAACCGGTAGTAACAGTCAAAGATACCACCATATATCAGGATGACGTAGTAGTACTTGAAAACCTTAACTTTCAAATTCAAAAAGGTGAATTTGTTTACCTGATAGGAAGGACTGGCAGCGGTAAAAGTTCATTGCTAAAAACCTTATACGCAGACCTCCCTTTAGCTAAAGGCGAAGTTAATGTCGCCGGCATCAGGCTTGCTGGAATTAAAAAAGAGCAAATCCCTGACTTAAGAAGAAAAACAGGTATCATTTTCCAAGATTTCCAACTGCTCAATGACCGTTCTGTGGCAGAGAACCTACTATTTGTCATGCGTGCAACCGGGTGGAAAGACTCTGGAAAAATTAAACACCGTTTGTCTGAAGTGCTTTTAAAAGTCGGCCTTAGTAACGCTGGAAATAAAATGCCTCATCAGCTTTCAGGCGGAGAACAGCAACGGGTTGTAATTGCCAGGGCTTTGATCAATGAACCTGCTATCCTTATTGCTGACGAACCAACGGGAAATTTAGACCCAGAAGTAGCTTTAGAAATCATAAAAATATTTGTTGACATCAACCGCAGTGGAACTTCTATTTTGATGGCAACCCATAACTATGAAATTCTCGAGAAGTTTCCTTCCAGGGTGTTAAAGGTTACCAACGGCTCTTTAAAAGATTCATCAACAGAAACGTTCAGTTTCCGTTATGACTGAACATGAAGGCGTATCGATCTTAATCCCTGTTTATAACACAGATGTCCGGGAACTGGTAAGGAGCTTGGCTGACGATGCCAATAACTCAAAGATACTTCATGAAATCGTATGCTTTGATGATGCTTCCAGGCCTTCCATTAAACAAACCAATAGGTTCATAACCAACATTCCCAACGTCAGATATAAGGAACTTCCACAAAACATTGGGAGATCTGCCATTCGGAATGCTTTAGCAGAAGAAGCTTCATACAACTATATAATCTTTCTTGACTGCGACAGCGGCATTTTACCTGGCTTTCTTCTCAGGTATATGCCTTTCCAAAAATTCCCTGTCGTAATCGGAGGCAGAATGTACACCTCTACCCCACCGGGACCAGAATACACTTTACATTGGACTGTAGGTTCGCAGAGAGAGTTATACAATCCAGAACAGCGACAAAAAAAACCTTATGAGCATTTTATGCTCAACAACCTCATGATCAGAAAAGACGTTTTCAGAAGCATAAAGCTTGATGAAAACATTCACGGCTATGGCCATGAGGATACGAAATTTGGCTTTGAACTAAAAGGCCGGGGTATTAAAATACAATATATCAACAATCCTGTCTTTCACATGGGCTTAGACAGCAACCGTGATTTCCTCAAGAAAACAATA is from Cytophagaceae bacterium ABcell3 and encodes:
- the fsa gene encoding fructose-6-phosphate aldolase — its product is MKFFIDTANLNEISEAHDLGVLDGVTTNPSLMAKEGITGKNNIYSHYKAICDITDGDVSAEVIAVDFNEIVREGEELAEIDPKIVVKVPMIKDGVKALKYFSENGIRTNCTLVFSAGQALLAAKAGATYVSPFIGRLDDIGHDGLDLIEQIVEIYANYDYETEVLAASVRHTTHLLKCAEIGADVATCPLNVITSLLKHPLTDIGLEKFLNDHKKGL
- a CDS encoding fructose-6-phosphate aldolase, which gives rise to MYIIKVKGKAKIPDYIQLRDENFVLIAYFRADRPLKPQQLNKYGLGDKEEQLLQLIEKLPFGKLQKLEL
- a CDS encoding ATP-binding cassette domain-containing protein gives rise to the protein MAFSSEPVVTVKDTTIYQDDVVVLENLNFQIQKGEFVYLIGRTGSGKSSLLKTLYADLPLAKGEVNVAGIRLAGIKKEQIPDLRRKTGIIFQDFQLLNDRSVAENLLFVMRATGWKDSGKIKHRLSEVLLKVGLSNAGNKMPHQLSGGEQQRVVIARALINEPAILIADEPTGNLDPEVALEIIKIFVDINRSGTSILMATHNYEILEKFPSRVLKVTNGSLKDSSTETFSFRYD
- a CDS encoding glycosyltransferase family 2 protein, with product MTEHEGVSILIPVYNTDVRELVRSLADDANNSKILHEIVCFDDASRPSIKQTNRFITNIPNVRYKELPQNIGRSAIRNALAEEASYNYIIFLDCDSGILPGFLLRYMPFQKFPVVIGGRMYTSTPPGPEYTLHWTVGSQRELYNPEQRQKKPYEHFMLNNLMIRKDVFRSIKLDENIHGYGHEDTKFGFELKGRGIKIQYINNPVFHMGLDSNRDFLKKTIEGVKNFYQISKEGFGTNAALYKAFTKLKKARMLNVFHFIMKNIKGLIEKNLLSESPNLTLFDLYKLYIFTESYKKGVYMIYCGKVI